One part of the Dioscorea cayenensis subsp. rotundata cultivar TDr96_F1 chromosome 2, TDr96_F1_v2_PseudoChromosome.rev07_lg8_w22 25.fasta, whole genome shotgun sequence genome encodes these proteins:
- the LOC120274138 gene encoding receptor-like protein EIX2: protein MAGRWWWRSNGSGGCAGGKSVPHIAREVSTGGNSKGPPLSYAQAVSSSSSGEHRPALHASVKNLRIIPSAHIIADVVRAARELVALSQATVPHKRFITALVRLRARISLLLEVDLSLGMSKYHVLIAEDRGEFMKFHRDLGRYVLPEVRNKAETLSPATHRFTHEISPEMKGKVHDLKSSMEPQSKKAVEHCSRLSDRMLVSPVRTAKQDQPSAIISAGKVNEVVMPVVEHCFHGGDVGAPYHDRASAWVANEGLFDLEAGLNLKMGQGYEAFNNDMISRDPLLICEVGLDLGQVVGDVEANQGSMDCGQELNLDPVPSCGLDLLPNSGSSGEKENPTLGGDDQPGGLHVINADCLEVNYVDGAAMPAMPPPLGFKWQFLAGIWSLVLDTIIIPSGDVTSSKEVEGTDLHSDAAGEYAIGGEPAKLNVFQETHMHIMGVMKRQHSQLALMLCFLCSEIVCLCNSDGSICRELERKALVDFKQSLKDPNGLLSSWIGLDCCSWADTWTSAGTPLKIVEFQLFWVHCNLSYAGFSGYVPHQLGNLSRLRYLDLSSNFLHVIGSHWLTNLSSLQFLNLDGVNHYKATNVLKVLNTLPLISEIHLHGCELHIPLSLGAHINFTNLRFLDLSQNYINSTVPLWLFQLSVLEYLDFSSNKFQDLIPHAIGKLTSLRVLNLQSNEVSSIRLPPTLGELCNLSILTLSENNFIPSDPNGFGEIFSGCIKNSLEELYWSGANLIGQLPIWLANLKSLKTLDLSFNSLYGSFFQFQLPFLQELSFVSNQLNGSIPKYLGQLFPKLVKLELPDNNLADILTEAHFDNLTKLEFLDIHSNSFELIVRPEWVPPLELKYLSMSDCKIGPKFPSWLQKLKNISYLSMSNTSIADALPVWFWNFSSNIGSVDLSHNEIRGKLPAGSSKLINIEILDLSHNYLEGQLPQFSSNLVDLDQAHGLFSTSTLSNTSIIVPSLFRLYISSNKITGSIPKTLCKLNYLEILDLSYNMIEGVVPDCWNLSLYSRLDVMDLSHNNLSGIIPASISSTNLYILQLRNNAFSGELPASFKNCTSLSVLDLGYNNIRGRIPTWFSENSKDLEILELRNNMLTGSIPSQLGNLRHLHVIDVSSNHLSGAIPHDFGNFSAMKTETGGVLGFGDYENNIAINLKGRDVQLESLSSMLIFIDLSNNMLSGEIPEELGQLSSLQSLNLSRNQLSGQLSEKIGQLRWLEVLDLSVNNLSGVIPPTMTNLTSLNHLNLSYNNFFGKIPYGGQLQALPDPSIYSGNQGLCGFPLDTKCEITTRPQPPSLPNNEDDDNLETIWFYLSMSLGFIFGFWAISGALILKKRWRYAYFRFIDHIYDKIYVIGAVNLNKLKRKCGLASE from the exons ATGGCAGGACGATGGTGGTGGCGGTCCAACGGCAGCGGTGGATGTGCTGGCGGCAAAAGCGTCCCACATATAGCTAGGGAGGTTTCAACTGGCGGTAACTCCAAAGGACCACCATTGTCTTACGCTCAGGCGGTGTCTTCGTCCTCCTCGGGAGAACATCGCCCGGCGTTGCATGCTTCTGTTAAGAACTTGAGGATCATCCCTTCGGCACA CATTATTGCTGATGTGGTGAGAGCGGCAAGAGAGTTAGTAGCACTTTCACAGGCGACGGTACCGCACAAGCGTTTCATCACGGCTTTGGTGCGCCTGCGAGCCAGAATTTCGCTACTGCTGGAAGTTGACCTTAGCCTGGGAATGAGTAAGTATCATGTTCTTATCGCAGAGGACCGTGGTGAATTTATGAAATTCCATCGAGATTTAGGAAGGTATGTATTGCCGGAGGTGAGGAACAAGGCCGAGACTTTATCTCCGGCAACGCATAGATTCACTCATGAGATATCACCGGAGATGAAAGGTAAGGTACATGATCTGAAATCCTCGATGGAACCTCAAAGTAAGAAAGCGGTGGAGCATTGCTCCCGCTTAAGCGATAGGATGTTGGTGAGTCCGGTGCGGACCGCCAAGCAAGATCAACCTTCGGCGATCATTAGTGCTGGCAAGGTTAATGAAGTTGTGATGCCAGTGGTTGAGCATTGCTTCCACGGCGGTGATGTGGGGGCCCCTTATCATGACCGAGCTTCG GCTTGGGTGGCAAATGAAGGATTATTTGATTTGGAAGCTGGGCTGAATTTAAAGATGGGTCAAGGTTATGAGGCTTTTAATAATGACATGATCTCAAGGGATCCTCTCCTAATTTGTGAAGTGGGCCTGGACCTAGGCCAGGTGGTGGGAGATGTTGAGGCCAATCAGGGTTCCATGGACTGTGGGCAAGAGCTTAATTTGGACCCTGTACCTTCCTGTGGGCTAGATTTGTTGCCAAACTCAGGATCATCTGGGGAAAAGGAGAATCCTACTTTAGGTGGAGATGATCAACCAGGGGGGTTGCATGTGATTAATGCAGATTGTTTGGAGGTGAATTATGTAGATGGTGCGGCCATGCCTGCAATGCCACCTCCTTTGGGGTTTAAATGGCAATTTTTGGCGGGAATTTGGTCCTTAGTCCTGGATACTATCATCATACCTAGTGGGGATGTTACTTCCTCAAAAGAGGTGGAAGGTACTGATTTGCATtctgatgcagcg GGAGAGTATGCGATAGGGGGGGAACCAGCAAAATTGAACGTCTTTCAAGAAACACACATGCACATAATGGGAGTGATGAAGAGACAACATTCTCAATTAGCTCTGATGCTTTGCTTTCTCTGCTCGGAAATTGTGTGTCTTTGCAATAGTGATGGTTCCATATGCAGAGAATTAGAAAGGAAGGCACTTGTTGATTTCAAACAGAGCCTTAAAGATCCTAATGGACTTCTCTCGTCTTGGATTGGCCTGGACTGTTGCTCTTGGGCCG ATACATGGACCTCAGCGGGAACTCCTTTGAAGATAGTAGAATTCCAGCTTTTTTGGGTTCACTGCAACCTTTCTTATGCTGGCTTCAGTGGGTATGTGCCACACCAACTTGGCAATTTGTCTAGGTTGCGCTATCTAGATCTTTCATCAAATTTTCTTCATGTGATTGGAAGCCATTGGCTCAcaaatctttcttctcttcaattcttGAATTTGGATGGTGTGAATCATTACAAGGCAACAAATGTTCTCAAAGTACTGAATACACTTCCTTTGATATCTGAGATACACTTGCATGGTTGTGAGCTTCATATCCCTCTTTCACTTGGTGCACACATTAACTTCACAAATCTTCGATTCCTTGATCTTTCCCAAAATTACATTAACTCTACTGTCCCTCTTTGGTTGTTCCAGTTGAGTGTCCTTGAGTATCTTGATTTTAGTAGTAATAAATTTCAAGATCTTATCCCTCATGCTATTGGGAAACTTACTTCTCTCAGGGTCCTCAACCTCCAATCTAATGAAGTCTCAAGTATTAGACTACCACCTACTCTAGGGGAACTTTGTAACTTGAGCATACTTACTCTCTCAGAGAATAATTTTATTCCAAGTGATCCAAATGGATTCGGAGAAATTTTTTCCGGCTGCATTAAAAATAGTTTGGAGGAGTTGTATTGGAGTGGTGCAAATCTCATTGGGCAGTTGCCAATTTGGCTAGCGAACCTCAAATCTCTTAAAACTCTTGATCTTTCTTTCAATTCATTGTATGGGTCATTTTTTCAATTCCAACTACCATTTTTGCAAGAGTTAAGCTTTGTTAGTAATCAATTGAATGGAAGTATTCCAAAGTATTTGGGGCAATTATTTCCAAAGTTGGTCAAATTAGAACTTCCGGATAACAATCTAGCTGACATTTTGACAGAAGCACACTTTGATAATCTCACAAAGCTGGAATTTCTAGACATTCATTCAAATTCATTTGAATTGATAGTGAGACCTGAGTGGGTTCCTCCACTTGAGTTAAAATATTTGAGCATGAGTGACTGTAAAATAGGACCAAAATTTCCATCATGGCTTCAAAAGTTGAAGAACatttcctatctttcaatgtCAAATACAAGCATTGCGGATGCATTACCAGTTTGGTTTTGGAACTTCTCTTCTAATATTGGAAGTGTAGATCTATCTCACAATGAGATTAGAGGCAAGCTACCAGCAGGTTCAtcaaaattaatcaatattgaAATTTTGGATTTAAGTCATAATTATTTGGAAGGACAGTTGCCAcaattttcatcaaatttagTAGATTTGGATCAGGCGCATGGCTTATTCTCAACGTCCACTTTATCTAATACAAGCATCATAGTGCCAAGTTTGTTTCGGTTGTATATTTCTTCAAACAAAATAACGGGAAGTATTCCCAAAACATTATGCAAGCTAAATTATTTGGAAATACTTGATCTCTCATATAATATGATTGAAGGAGTAGTTCCTGATTGTTGGAATCTTTCTTTATATTCACGGTTGGATGTAATGGATTTGTCTCATAACAATTTATCCGGGATCATTCCCGCCTCCATCAGCTCCactaatttgtatattttgcaGTTGAGAAATAATGCATTTTCTGGTGAGCTCCCAGCTTCTTTTAAAAATTGCACATCATTGTCGGTTTTAGATCTTGGATATAATAACATTAGGGGAAGAATACCAACATGGTTTTCAGAAAACTCAAAAGATCTGGAGATTCTTGAGCTCCGAAATAATATGCTTACTGGATCTATTCCTTCACAATTGGGAAACCTCAGACATCTTCATGTTATTGATGTTTCAAGTAACCATCTATCAGGTGCCATACCACATGATTTTGGCAACTTCAGTGCCATGAAAACTGAAACCGGAGGCGTGTTAGGCTTTGGTGATTATGAGAACAATATTGCGATAAATTTGAAAGGAAGAGACGTTCAGTTGGAAAGTCTGTCTTCAATGCTTATTTTCATTGACCTCTCGAATAACATGTTATCAGGAGAGATACCTGAAGAACTAGGGCAACTTTCTTCACTGCAGAGTTTGAATTTATCCAGAAATCAATTATCAGGACAACTGTCAGAAAAAATCGGCCAGCTCAGGTGGTTGGAAGTTCTTGATTTATCAGTGAATAATCTTTCAGGTGTTATTCCTCCAACCATGACCAACTTAACTTCATTGAATCATCTGAATTTATCTTACAACAATTTCTTTGGCAAAATTCCATACGGTGGTCAACTTCAAGCACTTCCAGATCCATCTATTTATTCTGGCAACCAAGGTCTATGTGGTTTTCCATTAGATACAAAGTGTGAGATTACAACACGACCACAACCACCCTCATTGCCAAATAATGAAGACGATGACAACTTGGAAACTATATGGTTTTATTTGAGCATGTCACTGGGATTCATATTTGGGTTTTGGGCAATTTCTGGTGCATTGATTCTGAAAAAGAGGTGGAGGTATGCTTATTTTCGATTTATTGATCATATTTATGATAAGATCTATGTTATTGGTGCTGTAAATCTAAATAAATTGAAGAGAAAATGTGGCCTTGCTAGTGAATAG